A stretch of the Bacillus sp. B-jedd genome encodes the following:
- a CDS encoding serine/threonine protein kinase, whose product MAVIGSVLEGKYEILKLIGQGGMSKVYLAMDKRLNKQWAVKEIEKRAKDRNNEVIIQSAIAEANMIKRLDHPALPRIVDIINERDKIFVIMDYIEGEPLDKILDEYGAQPQELVIEWAKQLCEVFDYLHTRNPSIIYRDMKPANVMLKPDGNLKLIDFGIAREYKEQNLSDTVSLGTKGYAAPEQFGGKGQTDPRTDVYCLGVTLYHLVTGHNPCEPPYELYPIRYWNPQLSGGLERIIEKCTQLNPEDRYQSCAELLYALSHYEEYDDVYREKQKKKLRNFSVLAGASVVFLLTGIFGQVMATQTNNADYNRTLQMATKASSYSAKVDAYLQAIDIKPTENKAYVGLINTFKDDAAFTVEEEEQFKKKINPNLIKFRENPEYADLAFEVGKAYWYYYDYGKSEAADNQVTRMKSAIEWFEDAVQYGSPEKDYYEMATIYRDIGKFNQDILLQIEEAADKGKYKPYWENIKKLIEMVDKKPNESEIVKLELYRLTMFSIETYARKLKLDGVAESDIRAVFNAVKSATKDVEVTAEKTEQIKDSIINRFDVTEKAIENAYRE is encoded by the coding sequence TTGGCAGTCATCGGCTCTGTTTTAGAAGGTAAATACGAAATACTTAAATTGATCGGGCAGGGCGGGATGTCAAAGGTTTACCTCGCGATGGACAAACGCCTGAATAAGCAGTGGGCTGTGAAGGAGATTGAAAAGCGGGCCAAGGACCGCAACAATGAAGTCATCATCCAGAGCGCCATTGCAGAGGCAAACATGATTAAGCGGCTTGATCATCCGGCACTGCCGCGGATTGTCGATATCATCAATGAACGGGACAAGATTTTCGTCATCATGGATTATATCGAGGGTGAGCCGCTCGACAAGATTCTTGATGAATACGGCGCCCAGCCGCAGGAACTTGTGATTGAATGGGCCAAGCAATTGTGCGAGGTCTTTGATTATTTACATACGAGAAATCCCTCTATCATCTACAGGGACATGAAGCCGGCGAACGTCATGCTCAAGCCGGACGGGAACCTGAAGCTGATTGATTTCGGAATTGCGAGGGAGTACAAGGAGCAGAACCTCTCCGATACGGTGAGTCTCGGGACGAAGGGTTATGCGGCGCCAGAGCAATTCGGCGGGAAGGGGCAGACCGACCCGCGCACGGATGTGTACTGCCTCGGCGTCACGCTGTACCATCTCGTGACCGGCCATAATCCATGCGAGCCGCCCTATGAACTTTATCCAATCCGGTATTGGAATCCGCAGCTATCTGGAGGGCTCGAACGGATTATCGAAAAATGCACCCAGCTCAATCCGGAGGACCGCTACCAATCGTGCGCGGAGCTTCTTTATGCGCTGAGCCATTACGAGGAGTACGATGATGTTTACCGGGAGAAGCAGAAGAAAAAGCTGCGTAACTTCTCAGTTTTGGCAGGAGCGTCGGTTGTCTTTTTACTGACGGGGATTTTCGGTCAGGTAATGGCGACCCAGACGAACAACGCCGACTACAATCGGACGCTGCAAATGGCAACGAAGGCTTCCTCCTATTCTGCAAAAGTGGATGCCTATTTGCAGGCGATTGACATCAAGCCGACAGAAAACAAGGCATATGTCGGGCTCATTAATACGTTTAAAGATGATGCCGCCTTTACGGTCGAGGAAGAAGAACAGTTCAAGAAGAAAATTAATCCGAACCTGATTAAATTCAGGGAGAATCCGGAATATGCCGACCTTGCTTTCGAGGTGGGCAAGGCCTACTGGTATTATTACGATTATGGCAAAAGTGAAGCCGCCGACAATCAGGTGACGCGGATGAAAAGCGCAATTGAATGGTTTGAGGATGCCGTCCAATACGGTTCCCCTGAAAAGGATTACTACGAAATGGCGACCATCTACCGCGACATCGGGAAATTCAATCAGGACATCCTGCTTCAAATTGAAGAAGCAGCCGACAAGGGCAAATACAAGCCTTACTGGGAAAATATTAAAAAGTTGATTGAAATGGTTGATAAAAAGCCAAACGAAAGCGAGATTGTCAAACTCGAACTCTATCGTTTGACGATGTTCTCCATCGAAACATACGCGAGGAAACTGAAATTGGATGGTGTTGCTGAAAGTGACATCCGTGCCGTTTTCAACGCGGTCAAGTCGGCCACAAAGGATGTCGAAGTCACCGCCGAGAAGACCGAGCAAATCAAAGACAGCATCATTAACCGCTTCGATGTGACCGAGAAGGCGATCGAGAATGCGTATAGGGAGTAG
- a CDS encoding PP2C family protein-serine/threonine phosphatase — translation MDILTVAYTDIGIRKEANEDSLLVKIADTPLGKVVLAIIADGMGGLSKGELASASVIRAFSDWFDLELPEQLAAGNWDDIQYRWERMIKEQNHRIAEYGRSERIQLGTTLTALLVIGNQFRMIAHVGDSRVYRINEGIEILTDDQTVVGRDIKRGLLTPEQARKDPRRNVLLQCIGASRLVEPEYIYGQAVPGEVYVLCSDGFRHMISEEEIYSAFRPAELLDETVMEQRARAMVELNKQRQETDNISVLLVKFL, via the coding sequence ATGGACATATTGACGGTGGCTTATACCGACATTGGCATAAGGAAAGAGGCGAATGAGGACAGCCTCCTGGTCAAAATCGCCGACACGCCGCTAGGGAAGGTTGTACTCGCAATCATTGCCGACGGGATGGGCGGGCTTTCAAAAGGGGAGCTTGCGAGCGCGAGCGTCATTCGCGCCTTTTCCGACTGGTTTGACCTGGAGCTGCCGGAACAGCTGGCGGCCGGAAACTGGGATGACATCCAGTACCGGTGGGAGCGGATGATCAAAGAGCAGAATCATCGGATCGCCGAGTACGGAAGAAGCGAGCGGATCCAGCTCGGGACGACGCTGACGGCATTGCTTGTGATTGGAAATCAATTCAGGATGATCGCTCATGTCGGCGATTCAAGGGTTTACCGTATTAATGAAGGCATAGAAATCCTGACGGATGACCAGACGGTTGTCGGCAGGGACATCAAGCGCGGACTGTTGACACCCGAGCAGGCCAGGAAAGACCCGAGGCGGAATGTTCTTTTGCAATGCATAGGGGCTTCGAGGCTTGTCGAACCAGAATATATTTATGGTCAGGCGGTACCGGGTGAAGTGTACGTCCTCTGCTCGGACGGATTCCGCCATATGATCAGCGAGGAAGAAATCTACAGTGCCTTCCGTCCGGCGGAGCTCCTGGATGAAACAGTGATGGAGCAACGGGCGAGGGCGATGGTTGAACTTAATAAACAAAGGCAGGAAACGGATAATATCTCAGTTTTGCTCGTGAAATTTCTGTAA
- a CDS encoding FHA domain-containing protein: protein MGKTTIEQKGRAFIIEKKLTYPEAVNERELNAIAAGQLGNLLPVVKEKGKKGSSIKCTVKEMITLKSYFTSLVSKKMFLDTVFRITSIVKECERKSLNTSNLMLDADYIFIEPRMKEVKCVFLPMVNNSTPFSVGAFFRELPFGIVFSKHEDHSYMSTYLKYFKTTSPFSINSFEKMVLELMGKKQGTKTHFPTGDPEAKQGDTGGIAEKAVKAKPVSANIAYNPLSQVSQAGESARFCTQCGTGCPAGANFCPKCGTALTSAGTVAGMPDIAGIVNQLIGQAGNGCGQVAGGAGNSVQTQDRIQVEAGAGRTQMSGSAGSDGMAAMAGKTGGTPVLEKANSHPGKNGTQNSSETTVLGAEHFGGTTVLGSDMQDDLVFPYLIREKNQEKIIVDKPAYRIGKERSFCDYFISDNNAISRSHADIITRNTRYYIIDHNSTNKTYVDGRAIPVKQEVEIFSGTKLRLANEEFLFYL from the coding sequence ATGGGAAAGACAACGATTGAACAAAAAGGCAGAGCGTTTATCATTGAGAAGAAGCTGACCTATCCGGAAGCTGTCAACGAACGGGAACTGAATGCGATTGCTGCCGGGCAGCTCGGGAATCTGCTTCCGGTCGTAAAGGAAAAGGGCAAGAAAGGGTCATCGATCAAATGTACCGTAAAGGAAATGATTACCCTGAAATCGTATTTTACGAGTCTTGTCAGCAAAAAAATGTTCCTTGACACGGTGTTCCGGATTACTTCCATTGTGAAGGAATGCGAACGGAAGTCGCTGAACACCAGCAACCTGATGCTCGATGCGGATTACATTTTCATTGAGCCGCGCATGAAGGAAGTCAAGTGTGTGTTTTTGCCGATGGTCAATAACAGCACCCCTTTTTCAGTCGGCGCCTTTTTCCGCGAGCTGCCGTTTGGAATTGTCTTTTCGAAGCATGAGGACCATTCCTACATGTCAACATATTTAAAATATTTCAAAACCACCTCACCATTTTCAATTAATAGTTTTGAGAAGATGGTCCTTGAGTTAATGGGGAAAAAGCAGGGGACGAAGACGCATTTCCCAACTGGCGATCCGGAAGCAAAGCAGGGCGACACGGGCGGCATCGCCGAAAAAGCGGTGAAGGCCAAGCCGGTTTCTGCTAATATCGCCTATAATCCGCTAAGCCAGGTGAGTCAGGCGGGGGAATCGGCGAGGTTTTGTACGCAATGTGGAACGGGATGTCCTGCAGGCGCGAATTTCTGTCCAAAATGCGGAACGGCACTAACTTCTGCCGGAACCGTTGCGGGTATGCCGGATATCGCCGGAATTGTCAATCAGCTTATAGGCCAGGCAGGAAATGGGTGCGGGCAAGTTGCCGGCGGGGCGGGGAATTCCGTTCAGACCCAGGACCGTATACAAGTGGAAGCTGGCGCGGGGCGGACGCAAATGTCCGGAAGCGCAGGATCGGACGGTATGGCGGCCATGGCCGGTAAGACAGGAGGGACGCCGGTTTTAGAGAAGGCCAATTCCCACCCTGGCAAAAATGGCACCCAAAACAGCAGCGAGACAACCGTACTCGGGGCAGAGCATTTTGGGGGGACGACAGTGCTGGGGTCTGACATGCAGGACGACTTGGTTTTCCCTTACTTAATTCGGGAGAAGAACCAGGAAAAAATCATTGTCGACAAGCCCGCTTACCGGATTGGCAAGGAACGCAGTTTTTGCGATTATTTCATTTCCGACAATAATGCCATCAGCCGTAGCCACGCGGATATTATCACACGGAACACCCGCTACTACATCATCGACCACAATTCAACGAACAAAACATATGTTGACGGACGCGCTATTCCGGTCAAACAAGAAGTTGAAATCTTTTCCGGGACAAAGCTCCGGCTTGCGAACGAAGAATTTTTGTTTTATTTGTAG
- a CDS encoding WXG100 family type VII secretion target, with the protein MSSFIKVNYNEFESSADAIETYISRQKANMEKAAREVSVLGGSWKGKDFESFKTKWSEMDGSGSTADNFAKSLESYAKVLRHAAKQYKEAQKVAINRANSL; encoded by the coding sequence ATGAGTTCTTTTATTAAAGTGAACTATAACGAGTTTGAAAGTTCGGCTGATGCCATCGAAACGTATATTAGCAGGCAGAAAGCAAATATGGAAAAGGCTGCGAGAGAAGTGAGCGTACTCGGCGGTTCCTGGAAGGGCAAGGACTTCGAGAGTTTTAAAACGAAGTGGAGTGAAATGGACGGCTCCGGGTCAACCGCGGATAACTTCGCGAAATCACTTGAATCGTACGCGAAGGTTCTGCGCCATGCGGCTAAGCAGTATAAGGAAGCCCAGAAGGTTGCAATTAATAGGGCGAATAGTTTGTAA
- a CDS encoding Mbeg1-like protein — MAHNKDQSLKIATDIAYADLDEVIKKMKPSERSEPTLEQIFAAAEKYNMQDKVSGLKASIENQNNPSLQKEVMSWKIVDVHNNNKTDGNGFYGSVIDTGEGLVASFRGSEPITNPQHAKQDWKDADIGLVNSTMTQQQAEAELFLEKINNSNYVDRYNDIAFVGHSLGGNLAFHATIMSTEYENIYSRLQQGANFDGPGFSNEYIAMHADRIAMVNDKMSHYQWSVVGTILESLPGVDRQTLKSELAEKGPLKWLVHEIGGKHSTDTLVFGPDGMALAGQKTEYEHIMGKFTEFIDRVPAPVGNLLTDVLGGIIIVATWDNPWVKAAMVAGVVLLVAAVGPGAIIAFAGKVILAVVGMAAIEMGLETLGDIWEAAVSLAKDVGNALSWTGDQISKLVNFIGQEVGKVNNWLRNLFGLGPAAVATPVIKVNTHRLREYASRLESVKSRLRQLDSDMNSLYWKAGFLDLLSVIRANNLPGSGKMNRYIHYLEDTATAFESAERNIMSSV, encoded by the coding sequence GTGGCACATAATAAAGACCAAAGTTTAAAAATTGCGACGGATATCGCCTATGCCGATTTGGATGAAGTCATTAAAAAGATGAAGCCAAGTGAAAGATCCGAACCTACTCTTGAACAGATCTTCGCTGCCGCAGAAAAATATAATATGCAAGACAAAGTGAGCGGGTTGAAAGCGAGTATTGAAAACCAAAACAATCCCAGTCTTCAAAAGGAAGTCATGTCCTGGAAGATCGTTGATGTCCACAATAATAACAAGACAGACGGAAACGGGTTTTACGGCAGTGTCATTGATACAGGTGAAGGGCTGGTCGCATCCTTCCGGGGCAGTGAGCCAATTACGAATCCCCAACATGCCAAGCAGGATTGGAAGGATGCCGACATCGGACTCGTCAACTCGACGATGACCCAGCAGCAGGCGGAAGCGGAATTGTTTTTGGAGAAAATCAACAATTCCAATTATGTGGATCGGTACAACGATATTGCCTTTGTTGGCCACTCTTTAGGTGGGAATCTCGCCTTCCATGCGACGATTATGTCGACTGAGTATGAGAATATATACAGCCGCCTGCAGCAGGGCGCCAACTTTGACGGGCCAGGATTCTCGAATGAGTATATTGCCATGCATGCCGACAGGATTGCCATGGTTAATGACAAGATGAGCCATTATCAGTGGAGTGTCGTTGGGACCATCCTTGAAAGTCTTCCAGGAGTCGACAGGCAAACACTTAAATCCGAACTTGCTGAAAAGGGCCCACTTAAGTGGCTCGTCCACGAAATTGGTGGGAAGCATTCAACGGACACGCTAGTATTTGGGCCGGACGGCATGGCGCTAGCAGGCCAAAAGACAGAATATGAGCATATTATGGGCAAGTTTACAGAATTCATCGACAGAGTGCCGGCTCCGGTTGGAAATCTCCTAACGGATGTCTTGGGCGGCATTATCATTGTGGCAACGTGGGATAATCCGTGGGTAAAAGCGGCGATGGTTGCGGGTGTCGTGCTTCTAGTCGCGGCAGTGGGGCCAGGAGCAATAATCGCTTTTGCTGGAAAAGTTATTCTTGCGGTAGTCGGTATGGCAGCAATTGAAATGGGCCTGGAAACCCTGGGAGACATATGGGAGGCAGCTGTTAGTCTGGCAAAGGATGTCGGCAATGCTCTTTCCTGGACAGGAGACCAAATTTCAAAACTGGTCAATTTCATTGGTCAGGAAGTCGGAAAAGTCAACAACTGGCTCCGCAACCTGTTCGGGCTTGGACCTGCCGCAGTCGCAACGCCAGTCATCAAAGTGAATACTCACAGACTGCGCGAGTATGCGTCACGCCTTGAGAGTGTGAAATCAAGGCTTCGGCAACTGGATTCAGACATGAACTCCTTATATTGGAAAGCCGGCTTCCTCGATCTGCTGTCCGTCATCCGGGCGAACAACCTGCCGGGCAGTGGAAAAATGAACCGGTATATTCATTATTTAGAAGATACGGCAACGGCATTTGAAAGTGCCGAGCGGAATATTATGAGCAGTGTTTAG
- a CDS encoding WXG100 family type VII secretion target, whose translation MSGIIKVNTAQVSDIANTIERLNTQLAEELRTSQATVKNLTNTWEGEAAQATVSSYDAFAAKFFQTYYDILDNYVKFLRVNVDQGYFETETANVNLADAFK comes from the coding sequence ATGTCAGGAATTATTAAAGTTAATACGGCGCAGGTATCCGACATAGCGAACACGATTGAAAGGCTGAATACGCAGCTTGCTGAAGAATTGAGAACGAGCCAGGCGACAGTCAAGAATTTGACGAATACATGGGAAGGGGAAGCTGCCCAGGCAACTGTTTCTTCCTACGATGCATTCGCAGCAAAGTTCTTCCAAACTTACTATGACATTCTCGATAACTATGTGAAATTCCTTAGAGTCAACGTTGATCAGGGCTATTTTGAAACTGAAACAGCCAACGTCAATCTGGCTGATGCGTTTAAATAA
- a CDS encoding WXG100 family type VII secretion target encodes MSKRIRVTPQEMETASKKMQELSETYTGVYTQLMQAASTMGEAWEGADNLAFVDQINGFNDDLKSMADKLMTASRALETQRANYATRQESNMVQVRKLSN; translated from the coding sequence ATGTCAAAAAGAATTCGCGTAACGCCACAGGAGATGGAGACAGCTTCGAAGAAGATGCAGGAGCTTTCCGAGACGTACACAGGGGTTTATACGCAGCTAATGCAGGCAGCGAGCACTATGGGGGAAGCATGGGAAGGTGCCGATAACCTTGCGTTTGTTGACCAGATCAATGGTTTCAATGATGATCTGAAAAGCATGGCGGATAAGCTGATGACAGCAAGCCGCGCATTGGAAACCCAGCGTGCCAACTATGCTACAAGGCAGGAAAGCAATATGGTTCAGGTAAGGAAGCTTTCAAACTAA
- a CDS encoding WXG100 family type VII secretion target, protein MSYFIKVNHARFDAAAEAVEAYVDDLNNTMGAAGREVASLTADWQGKDSAKFLEEWLKASEANSTTKKMTKALEQYAKFLRLAASEYREAQSKAVNKANFPF, encoded by the coding sequence ATGAGCTATTTTATTAAAGTGAATCATGCCAGATTTGATGCTGCCGCGGAAGCGGTTGAGGCTTATGTGGATGACCTCAATAATACAATGGGTGCCGCAGGAAGGGAAGTAGCCTCGCTGACTGCCGACTGGCAGGGCAAGGACAGCGCCAAGTTCCTGGAGGAATGGCTGAAAGCAAGCGAGGCTAATTCAACTACAAAGAAGATGACTAAAGCTTTGGAACAGTATGCGAAATTCCTGAGGCTTGCAGCGAGTGAATACCGTGAAGCCCAGTCCAAAGCGGTCAATAAAGCGAATTTCCCATTTTAG
- a CDS encoding WXG100 family type VII secretion target translates to MPEHEEKKWKEGIAMADIIKVDTARVSAAATVISKYNKKIRDDFSRVEYSIKALDREWVGKASTEAVRSFQELKDEYCDARYEVINNYVKFLKVQIDAGYEMVEKNNEYLADLFKK, encoded by the coding sequence ATGCCGGAGCACGAGGAAAAGAAATGGAAGGAAGGGATAGCGATGGCGGATATTATAAAAGTTGATACCGCGCGTGTTTCTGCCGCTGCAACGGTTATTTCCAAATATAACAAGAAAATACGGGATGATTTTTCAAGAGTGGAATATTCTATAAAGGCACTTGATCGAGAGTGGGTTGGAAAAGCATCAACCGAAGCAGTCCGTTCCTTCCAAGAATTGAAAGATGAATATTGCGACGCTCGTTACGAAGTAATTAACAACTATGTGAAATTCCTTAAGGTGCAGATCGATGCGGGATATGAAATGGTCGAAAAGAACAATGAATATCTTGCCGACCTTTTTAAAAAGTAA
- a CDS encoding DUF2974 domain-containing protein produces MPYNIQTKERISLDQLNDEQKALLNKVAYFDLLSGWDGESDGKPQKLYNIVKETDQFFAEKLKYAGLGDLVIKDYINKNEKGMGFCAIAFEDPYTGDVGMSFRGTEGLDGKRGVMTPLKDMLDNIHTMSYGSSVQALEANAFYQKNKHPDGQNFLYGHSKGGELGSEVFVLNHEDIRGITIINAQPINPFKLNLNQWKAIRSEKFDAIVVKGDIVSYLGMNIYPIRIVKDNGSQDGTFGPHSIESIEFVDGKAVPDHNPSSGNFGQLGLKAIASRITTGIQMHTIPVSYFVGVIVRTGDLLINDLPEMVVEMAQYLNYQIEAIGKLKRETKDFLIEFTATLINTVTFVFKVSTNPGFNYAVRHPRIKVDTYKLRHYGQRLKNINKQLANLDQRLDSLYTKGGLLDLLTIMSADLMTGESWKLKWVVSYLEETADNFEAAESKLLCGYKG; encoded by the coding sequence ATGCCTTATAATATCCAAACGAAAGAGAGGATTTCACTTGATCAATTAAACGATGAGCAAAAGGCGCTTTTGAATAAGGTTGCCTATTTTGATCTCTTGTCAGGATGGGATGGAGAATCTGATGGGAAGCCTCAAAAACTATATAACATTGTAAAGGAAACAGACCAATTTTTTGCTGAAAAGCTTAAATATGCAGGTCTCGGCGATTTAGTCATTAAAGATTATATAAATAAAAATGAAAAGGGTATGGGGTTTTGCGCGATAGCATTTGAAGACCCGTACACTGGCGATGTGGGCATGTCGTTCAGGGGTACTGAGGGACTGGATGGAAAGAGAGGGGTTATGACCCCCTTAAAGGATATGTTGGACAATATCCACACCATGTCATACGGATCATCAGTACAAGCATTAGAAGCTAATGCATTTTACCAAAAAAACAAGCATCCGGATGGCCAAAACTTTCTTTATGGCCATTCAAAAGGAGGAGAACTTGGCTCCGAGGTTTTTGTCCTGAATCATGAAGATATCCGCGGCATAACGATCATTAACGCGCAGCCGATCAATCCATTTAAATTAAACCTGAACCAGTGGAAAGCAATTAGATCGGAAAAGTTCGATGCGATTGTCGTGAAGGGGGATATTGTTTCGTATTTGGGAATGAACATCTATCCAATCAGAATTGTAAAGGATAACGGTTCTCAGGATGGTACGTTTGGACCGCATTCCATCGAATCGATCGAATTTGTTGATGGGAAAGCTGTTCCAGATCATAATCCTTCTTCCGGTAATTTTGGACAATTGGGACTAAAAGCTATTGCTTCTCGAATTACAACCGGTATTCAGATGCACACTATTCCAGTTTCCTATTTTGTTGGAGTAATAGTTAGAACCGGTGACCTGCTTATCAATGATTTACCCGAAATGGTCGTTGAGATGGCCCAGTATTTAAACTATCAAATCGAAGCGATAGGGAAATTAAAACGGGAGACAAAGGATTTTCTCATTGAATTTACTGCCACGCTTATAAACACAGTAACGTTCGTGTTTAAAGTCAGCACAAATCCAGGATTTAACTACGCCGTCCGGCATCCACGCATCAAAGTTGATACATATAAGCTCCGTCATTATGGCCAGAGGCTAAAGAATATTAATAAACAGCTGGCGAATCTTGATCAAAGGCTTGATTCCTTATATACCAAAGGAGGTCTTCTTGATTTGCTGACGATCATGAGCGCGGATTTAATGACAGGTGAAAGTTGGAAACTTAAATGGGTTGTCTCGTATTTGGAAGAAACAGCCGACAATTTCGAAGCGGCTGAAAGCAAGCTCTTATGCGGTTATAAGGGGTGA